A single region of the Paraburkholderia megapolitana genome encodes:
- a CDS encoding aldose epimerase family protein produces the protein MPEIQPPPTVDLAHGASLLRFAPQAGGRLLSWHIDGKPVIHWPDHADWSHPSKIRGGNPLLFPFLGRHRVDGKIGFWRDAHGTVREVPMHGFARDLPFDTKVAVDGQSLHMTLADSAATRTGYPFGFRFEAVYRLADDHTLDVELTTTNTGDTALPYYAGHHFYLELPHEQRGETVLELPPTQRRYQLPDGSISAAEPGEPRYTLDETRIIDRFHCLEGVSDQPVRLIAPGLNRVVTIDLRRPGSLDWYAVTTWTEAPDSDFYCVEPWLGLPDAIHNGLGLRRLEPGHSETAALRIKVETLR, from the coding sequence ATGCCTGAAATCCAGCCTCCGCCCACCGTCGACCTCGCGCACGGCGCATCCCTGCTCCGCTTCGCTCCGCAAGCGGGCGGTCGCCTGCTGTCGTGGCATATCGACGGCAAGCCCGTCATTCACTGGCCCGATCACGCGGACTGGAGCCATCCCTCGAAAATCCGCGGCGGCAATCCGCTGCTGTTTCCGTTTCTCGGACGACACCGCGTCGACGGCAAAATCGGCTTCTGGCGCGATGCGCACGGCACGGTGCGCGAAGTGCCGATGCACGGTTTCGCCCGCGACTTGCCGTTCGACACCAAGGTCGCCGTCGACGGCCAAAGCCTGCATATGACGCTCGCCGACAGCGCCGCGACGCGCACCGGCTATCCGTTCGGCTTTCGCTTCGAAGCCGTGTACCGGCTCGCCGACGACCACACACTCGACGTCGAACTCACCACCACCAACACCGGCGACACCGCGCTGCCCTACTACGCGGGCCATCACTTCTACCTCGAGCTGCCGCACGAACAACGTGGCGAAACCGTGCTCGAGCTGCCGCCCACCCAGCGCCGCTACCAGTTGCCGGACGGCTCGATCAGCGCCGCGGAACCCGGCGAGCCGCGCTATACGCTCGACGAAACGCGCATCATCGACCGCTTCCACTGTCTCGAGGGCGTGTCGGACCAGCCGGTACGGCTCATCGCGCCCGGCCTGAACCGCGTCGTGACGATCGATCTGCGGCGCCCCGGCTCGCTCGACTGGTACGCGGTCACTACATGGACCGAAGCGCCGGATTCCGACTTTTATTGTGTCGAGCCGTGGCTCGGGCTGCCCGATGCGATTCACAACGGCCTCGGTCTGCGCCGGCTCGAACCGGGCCACAGCGAAACGGCCGCGCTGCGCATCAAGGTCGAGACGCTCCGCTGA